The genomic stretch TGAGCAAGAGCTTGATCGCATGAAGTCTGATTACTTTGAACTGCTTAATGAGCAGGCGTCCATACGAAACGAAAATCGTTATCTTCAAGACCAGCTTTCGATACTTAGTCAGCGTAAAGATCGGCTGGATGGAGATAATCATAAATATATTGAAGAGCGAAGCGCTGTTGACGAAAAGAAAGCAGAACGCTCAGCCAAGTTAGCTCAGTCAAAACAAGAACTTGAAGCTCACGTCTCGCGCTTCTACAAAAGCAAACATGATGTAGAAGAGAAAAAGAAAGCACTTGGTGAGAAAGAATCAAAGCTCTATCAAGCGTATCAATATATTCAACAATACAAATCAAAGAAAGAAATGTTAGAAGAAATGCAGGACGATTATGCCGGTTTCTTTCAGGGCGTAAAAGAAGTGCTTAAAGCCCGTGAAGACCTTTCAGGTATTGAAGGAGCGGTAGCTGAACTTATTACCGTACCTAAAGAAGTGGAAACAGCACTTGAAACAGCCCTTGGAGGAGCGATGCAAAACGTCGTTGTTCAAGATGAGGCTTCGGGCAGACAGGCAATCACTTATTTGAAAAAGAACCGCTTCGGTCGAGCAACTTTTCTTCCATTGTCAGTCGTGAAGTCACGAAAGATATCAAGCTATGATTTAGAACGCGTCAAACAAAACGAGGCATTCGTAGGCGTTGCTTCTGACCTCATCACGTTTGATTCAAAGTATCAAACGATAATGGAGAATTTATTAGGCTCTGTTCTTGTTGCCAAAGAACTAAAAGGTGCGAATGAACTTGCAAAAATCATGCAGTACCGAACACGGATCGTTACGCTAGAGGGAGACGTTGTGAATCCTGGCGGCTCCATGAGTGGAGGAAGTGTGAAGCAGAAATCCTCATCACTATTAAGCCGTCAACGTGATCTTGAAATTCTGATCAAAAAACTTGAGGACATGCAGGAAAAGACGACGGGTGTCGAGCAAGAGATCAAGAAGGATAAAGTCGCTTTAGCTGATCTAGAAGAAAAGCTAGATGAGATGCGCGAACGTGGTGAAAATCTAAGACTTGAAGAACAGTCTCTCTTAGGAGACTTACGAGCGATTGAGGGAGATGAACGTAATTCGAATGAACGTCTTCAGTTATACGATCGTGAGAAAAAAGCGATTGAAGAAGAGATTGAAACGCATCATAAGCGCCATATCTATCTTACAGAAAGACTCGAAACGATTACGAAACAAGCAGCCACACTTGAAAGTAAAATTGATAACTTAACTGCGAAGAAACAAACTCAGCAAACGTCTCGTGAATCAATTCAAACCGAGATTACTGAACTCAAAGTAAAAGTAGCTGAGCACCAGCAATCATTCCAAAATCAAAAGGAAACGCTTGATCGTTTAACAACAGAACAGAATGAGACGAATACACAGTTGGTTGAAACGACAGAAGAATTCACCCTATTATCTGAAGCGATGTCTTCAAATTCTAACGGAGAAGAGAAACTGGACCAAAACATTGTCTCATTCCGCTCTGAGAAAGATAAATTGCTTGAGACGCTTCAAAATGAGAGAGAAGCAAAGCTTTCACTGCAACAAGAGATTGAAACAATTAGTACAAAGCTGGATTCTCTTGTCGCAGAGGACAAGCAGCTCTCAGGATTAATGCAGGCTGTTGAAGTTAGCATTAATCGTTTGGACGTTGAACTCGAGAACAGATTGGCGATTTTAAGTGAGGAATACGAGTTAACCTATGAGGCAGCGAAGGAAAAGCATATTCTTTCCCTTGATCCTGAAGATGCAAGGCGAAAGCTAAAGCTCATTAAATTAGAGATTGATGAGCTAGGAACCGTGAACCTTGGCGCAATTGATGAATACGATCGCGTCAATGAGCGCTACACGTTCCTTAGTGAACAGCAAGCCGATCTTCTTAAGGCAAAAGAAACGCTTTATGCGGTCATTGAAGAAATGGATCAGGAAATGAAGAAACGGTTTGAAGAGACGTTTACGAAAATACGTGCGCAGTTCCAAATCGTCTTTAAAGAATTATTTGGTGGAGGAAAGGCAGACCTTGTTCTTACCGATCCAGATAATCTTCTATCTACAGGCGTGGATATTCTAGCCCAGCCACCGGGGAAAAAATTGCAGCATCTTGCTCTTCTTTCGGGAGGAGAGAGGGCATTTACTGCCATTGCACTTCTATTTTCAATTTTAAAAGTTCGTCCAGTCCCATTCTGTGTACTTGATGAGGTGGAAGCCGCTCTAGATGATGCGAATGTGGGGCGTTTTGCTAAGTATCTGAAGCAATTTAGTGAAAAAACCCAGTTTATTGTTATTACCCATAGAAAGGGTACAATGGAAGAGTCGGATGTGCTTTACGGGGTAACGATGCAGGAGTCAGGTGTGTCTCGACTCGTTTCTGTAAGACTTGAAGAATCGAAGCAATTAATATCGCAATAATAAGTAGGGGGATGCAAAGTGAGTTTCTTTAAAAAGTTAAAAGATAAGTTCACAACACAAACAGATGATGTAACAGGGAAATTCAAAGACGGACTCGAGAAAACAAGAACATCTTTCTCAACAAAAATGAACAATCTTGTTAAAAACTATCGGAAAGTAGACGAGGAGTTCTTCGAAGAATTAGAGGAGCTTCTCATTAGTGCTGACGTTGGTGTAGCAACGGTAATGGACCTCATTGACGTTTTAAAGGATGAAGCAAGAACGCGCAATATTAAAGATACAAAAGAACTTCAGAGTGTCATTTCAGAAAAATTAGCGGAGCTTCTCCATAAATCTGACGAAGATGGTTCGCTTAATATCCAAGAAGAGGGACTAACGGTCTTCTTATTCGTTGGGGTTAATGGGGTTGGTAAGACAACGACAATCGGTAAGCTTGCGCATAAGTTTAAGCAAGAAGGCAAGAAAGTTGTTCTCGCAGCAGGAGATACATTCCGAGCAGGTGCTATTGAACAGCTGGATGTATGGGGCGAAAGAGCTGGCGTAGATGTAATCAAGCATCAAGCTGGCTCAGATCCAGCGGCAGTTGTTTTTGACGCAGTACAATCTGCTAAATCACGTAACGCAGATATATTGCTTTGTGATACAGCTGGGCGTCTTCAGAACAAAGTAAACCTTATGAACGAGCTAGAAAAAGTAAAGCGCGTTATTCAACGTGAAGTACCATCTGGTCCACATGAGGTGATTCTTGTTCTTGATGCAACAACAGGTCAAAATGCGATGAGTCAGGCAAAGCAATTTGGGCAATCAACGGACGTGTCTGGCATTGCGCTAACAAAGCTCGATGGAACAGCTAAAGGTGGCATTGTGCTGGCCATTCGACATGAGCTTGATATTCCTGTTAAACTCGTAGGGCTTGGTGAGAAGATGGATGATTTACAGGAATTTGATCCGGACACATTTGTGTATGGATTATTCTCTTCGATCATTGAAGAAGAGGAAGAAAACGAAGAATAAAATCTTCGTAAATTGTGTTAAGAAAAAATCTTGACAAATAAAATGACGCATAGTAATATAATTAACGTAAAGGTGATTACCTTAACAAGGGGCTGTTAACAATGCTAGAGAAAACGATGAGAATCAACTCGTTATTCGACTTTTATCAGTCGCTTTTAACACCGAAACAGCGTAATTATATGGCATTGTATTACCTTGATGATTATTCATTAGGTGAAATCGCAGAAGAATTTCAAGTTAGCCGTCAGGCTGTCTATGATAACATTAAGCGAACAGAACAAATGATAGAAGAATATGAAGCAAAACTGTTGCTATTCGAGCGATACATCAAAAGACAGGAGCTGTTAGAAAAGCTCAAGGAAGCGATCATGAGTGAGAATGAAAACTCGAAGGCGCTGTCGTTGATAACATCTCTTGAAAAACTGGATTAGGAGGCGGCGAACATGGCATTTGAAGGGTTAGCCGACCGACTGCAAGACACCCTGCAGAAGATACGCGGTAAAGGGAAAGTAACGGAAGCTGACGTAAAAGAAATGATGCGTGAAGTAAGGTTAGCCTTGCTTGAAGCGGACGTTAACTTTAAAGTCGTAAAACAGTTTATCAACAAGGTCAAAGAGCGCGCCGTTGGACAGGAAGTTATGAAAAGCCTGACCCCAGGGCAGCAGGTCATTAAAGTCGTTAATGAAGAGCTGACAGCGCTTATGGGTGGAGAACAGAGTAAGATTGCTGTTTCAAACCGCCCACCGACTGTGATTATGATGGCCGGTCTACAGGGTGCGGGTAAGACGACAACTGTCGGTAAGCTTGCAAACCATTTACGTAAAAATCATAACCGTAAACCACTTTTAGTAGCGGCGGATATTTACCGCCCTGCAGCGATTAACCAGCTTGAAACACTCGGTAAACAGCTTAGTATGCCGGTCTTCTCGATGGGTGATCAAGTGAGTCCGGTAGAAATTGCTACCAAAGCAATTGAAAAAGCAAAA from Bacillus sp. Cs-700 encodes the following:
- the ftsY gene encoding signal recognition particle-docking protein FtsY yields the protein MSFFKKLKDKFTTQTDDVTGKFKDGLEKTRTSFSTKMNNLVKNYRKVDEEFFEELEELLISADVGVATVMDLIDVLKDEARTRNIKDTKELQSVISEKLAELLHKSDEDGSLNIQEEGLTVFLFVGVNGVGKTTTIGKLAHKFKQEGKKVVLAAGDTFRAGAIEQLDVWGERAGVDVIKHQAGSDPAAVVFDAVQSAKSRNADILLCDTAGRLQNKVNLMNELEKVKRVIQREVPSGPHEVILVLDATTGQNAMSQAKQFGQSTDVSGIALTKLDGTAKGGIVLAIRHELDIPVKLVGLGEKMDDLQEFDPDTFVYGLFSSIIEEEEENEE
- the smc gene encoding chromosome segregation protein SMC; amino-acid sequence: MFLKRLDVVGFKSFADRISVEFVPGVTSVVGPNGSGKSNINDAIRWVLGEQSARSLRGAKMEDIIFAGSDTRKAVNLAEVTLTLDNTNQYLPIDYNEVSVTRRVYRSGDSEYLLNNQTCRLKDIIELFMDSGLGKESFSIIGQGRIEEILSSKSEERRKIFEEAAGVLKYKTRKTKAETRLKETEDNLHRVEDILYELEDQVEPLRMQASIAKDYLQKREDLEKIEAALTVHEIEEYHQAWKLKKEELDSLKAKELTLNDSIIVKKEALASAREKLDKCENNLESYQQQLLDTSEELEKLEGKKEVLKERKKNAHQNRSNLEERMTFLQEKKRYYEKEIEHHRSRFDQQKKELGQLKSSLKKETELLSDIEQDIEQELDRMKSDYFELLNEQASIRNENRYLQDQLSILSQRKDRLDGDNHKYIEERSAVDEKKAERSAKLAQSKQELEAHVSRFYKSKHDVEEKKKALGEKESKLYQAYQYIQQYKSKKEMLEEMQDDYAGFFQGVKEVLKAREDLSGIEGAVAELITVPKEVETALETALGGAMQNVVVQDEASGRQAITYLKKNRFGRATFLPLSVVKSRKISSYDLERVKQNEAFVGVASDLITFDSKYQTIMENLLGSVLVAKELKGANELAKIMQYRTRIVTLEGDVVNPGGSMSGGSVKQKSSSLLSRQRDLEILIKKLEDMQEKTTGVEQEIKKDKVALADLEEKLDEMRERGENLRLEEQSLLGDLRAIEGDERNSNERLQLYDREKKAIEEEIETHHKRHIYLTERLETITKQAATLESKIDNLTAKKQTQQTSRESIQTEITELKVKVAEHQQSFQNQKETLDRLTTEQNETNTQLVETTEEFTLLSEAMSSNSNGEEKLDQNIVSFRSEKDKLLETLQNEREAKLSLQQEIETISTKLDSLVAEDKQLSGLMQAVEVSINRLDVELENRLAILSEEYELTYEAAKEKHILSLDPEDARRKLKLIKLEIDELGTVNLGAIDEYDRVNERYTFLSEQQADLLKAKETLYAVIEEMDQEMKKRFEETFTKIRAQFQIVFKELFGGGKADLVLTDPDNLLSTGVDILAQPPGKKLQHLALLSGGERAFTAIALLFSILKVRPVPFCVLDEVEAALDDANVGRFAKYLKQFSEKTQFIVITHRKGTMEESDVLYGVTMQESGVSRLVSVRLEESKQLISQ
- a CDS encoding putative DNA-binding protein; protein product: MLEKTMRINSLFDFYQSLLTPKQRNYMALYYLDDYSLGEIAEEFQVSRQAVYDNIKRTEQMIEEYEAKLLLFERYIKRQELLEKLKEAIMSENENSKALSLITSLEKLD